A section of the Ranitomeya imitator isolate aRanImi1 chromosome 7, aRanImi1.pri, whole genome shotgun sequence genome encodes:
- the LOC138645871 gene encoding uncharacterized protein: MSQDSFRYLLRRVEGSISRQDTQLRRAISAEERLLVTLRFLATGETLRSLHFQFRIGVSTLSGIIAETCRALWDNLREEFLPVPTSEIWEANAQKFEQVCSFPNCIGAVDGKHIRITKPAKSGSLFYNYKKYFSTVLMAIAGADCRFLAVDIGAFGRANDSRTFKESDMGQKLYGNNFNFPQPQPLPHTEGPAMPFVVVGDEAFQMSANLLKPYSSRGLDHTKRVFNYRLSRARRTVECAFGILVSKWRILGSAINLKIETVDEVVKACVVLHNYIMAKERLNVELDEPIANPLPDYHDHPLRTSVEIAQMRDRFAAYFVSDVGRVSWQDQMV, from the exons atgtctcaggacagcttccgctatcttctgcgtcgggtggaaggatccattagcaggcaggacacgcagctccggagagctatttccgcagaggaacggctgctggtgactctacg tttcctggctaccggagagaccttgagatcacttcattttcaattccggattggagtctccactctttccggaattattgctgagacatgccgcgcattgtgggataatctccgggaggaatttttacccgtccctacaagcgaaatctgggaggccaacgcacagaaatttgagcaagtgtgttcttttccaaactgtattggcgcagtggatggaaagcacattcggattaccaagcctgcgaaaagtggatcccttttctacaattacaaaaaatacttttcaactgtgctcatggcaattgccggtgcggactgccgttttctcgcagtggacattggtgcgtttgggcgtgcaaatgactcacgcacatttaaagagtcggatatgggccaaaaattatatggcaacaattttaatttcccacagccacaacctcttccccacaccgaaggccctgcgatgccatttgttgtggttggggatgaggcattccaaatgtctgccaacctattgaaaccctactccagtcggggcttggaccatacaaaaagggttttcaattacagactgtccagggccagaaggactgtggagtgcgcctttggcatccttgtctccaaatggcggatattaggatccgccattaatcttaaaattgaaacagtggatgaggtggtgaaggcttgtgtggttctccacaattacattatggccaaagagagactgaatgtggaactcgatgaacccatagccaacccattgcccgattaccatgatcatcctctgaggacaagtgtggaaattgcgcagatgagggatcgttttgcggcctattttgtgtcagatgttggccgtgtgtcatggcaagatcaaatggtgtag